A genomic window from Synechococcus sp. WH 8016 includes:
- a CDS encoding TIGR03943 family protein: MPRLNRIRQTRYLPPLVLLLWGWVLVWSSLSARLDLLLNAIFHPVVAIAGVVLMVLGALQLRFASRSKTSPAPLSWLISVAVACLVLLFPPSPSFSDLASNRSDNLPEAPRLSFFLPPEQRTLTEWVRLLRSQPDPNLHAGDPVRISGFVLQRPGMQPQLARLTVRCCLADATPAGLPIEWPENADPKPDQWLAIEGTMTTQTQDGLLINVVKPTTIQSIPRPERPLEP; encoded by the coding sequence ATGCCACGTCTGAACCGGATTCGACAAACGCGATACCTACCACCCCTTGTGTTGCTGCTTTGGGGATGGGTGTTGGTCTGGAGCAGTTTGTCGGCTCGTTTGGATCTGCTTCTGAATGCAATTTTTCATCCAGTGGTTGCGATTGCAGGCGTTGTTCTGATGGTGCTCGGTGCTCTTCAGCTGCGCTTTGCTTCACGCTCAAAAACGTCTCCAGCTCCTTTGAGCTGGCTGATTTCAGTTGCGGTGGCCTGTTTGGTTTTGCTGTTTCCCCCATCACCCTCCTTCAGTGATTTGGCTTCGAATCGCAGCGATAACTTGCCTGAGGCGCCGCGATTGAGTTTTTTCCTACCGCCTGAACAACGCACGTTGACCGAATGGGTGCGGCTGCTCCGCAGTCAACCCGATCCCAATTTGCATGCAGGCGATCCCGTGCGAATTAGCGGCTTTGTGCTTCAACGTCCAGGGATGCAACCCCAGCTCGCCCGTCTCACCGTGCGTTGCTGCCTGGCTGATGCCACCCCTGCTGGACTGCCGATTGAATGGCCTGAGAACGCGGATCCAAAGCCGGATCAATGGCTGGCCATCGAGGGGACGATGACAACGCAGACCCAGGATGGACTTCTGATCAATGTGGTCAAACCCACCACGATTCAATCCATCCCGCGACCTGAGCGGCCTTTGGAACCATGA
- a CDS encoding c-type cytochrome, which translates to MRFLLSAAFALLLVLSMPMRAMASDTVRGGQIFNTNCAACHAGGGNIVKSERTLRQADLEAFLPNYVTGHETGIVAQVTYGRNAMPAFLDVLSENEIADVAAYVEDQASHGWS; encoded by the coding sequence ATGCGTTTTTTGCTATCTGCTGCTTTTGCTTTGCTGCTGGTCTTAAGCATGCCAATGCGTGCGATGGCTTCTGACACCGTGAGGGGTGGTCAGATTTTTAATACCAATTGCGCCGCATGCCATGCCGGCGGTGGAAATATTGTGAAGAGTGAGCGGACATTGCGGCAGGCCGACCTTGAAGCTTTTCTCCCCAACTACGTGACTGGGCATGAGACCGGAATCGTGGCTCAGGTCACCTACGGGCGTAACGCAATGCCAGCATTTCTGGATGTGCTCAGTGAAAATGAAATTGCCGATGTTGCGGCCTACGTTGAAGATCAAGCCAGTCATGGCTGGAGTTAG
- a CDS encoding permease yields MTRFATGWAIFQGLLIEALPFLLLGVAIAGLARWLVPQSSWIKRLPRHPLLAPVVGALLGFALPACECGNVPVARRLLASGAPLGTGFGFLFAAPVLNPIVLASTWAAFPDQTWLLWGRPIGAFLIAIGLSALLGLLPESRLLASALLEERRLSQPLSRVGLLERRSGLVGVDFNASERRLEEVPLRPAELLQHSTREFLSLLALLVFGCALAAAVQTWLPRSWLLALGSGPTVSVLALMALALVVSVCSSVDAFLALGFAAQVTPGALLAFLLLGPVVDLKLAGLFTVLLSTRAIAITAVAATLFVLLIGQWVNLVML; encoded by the coding sequence ATGACACGTTTCGCCACTGGCTGGGCCATTTTTCAAGGTCTGTTAATCGAAGCGCTCCCCTTCTTGCTTCTGGGCGTTGCGATTGCTGGTTTGGCGAGATGGCTGGTACCCCAGTCGTCATGGATCAAGCGATTGCCACGCCACCCGCTTCTGGCCCCAGTTGTTGGGGCTTTGCTCGGATTTGCTTTGCCCGCCTGTGAATGCGGGAATGTTCCCGTTGCACGACGTCTGCTTGCAAGCGGAGCACCGCTGGGCACTGGTTTTGGTTTTTTGTTTGCAGCGCCAGTTCTTAATCCGATCGTGTTAGCGAGCACTTGGGCAGCCTTTCCAGATCAGACCTGGTTGCTTTGGGGACGACCCATTGGTGCCTTCCTGATTGCGATCGGGCTCAGCGCTCTTCTCGGCTTGCTGCCTGAATCACGTTTGTTGGCGTCTGCCTTGCTCGAAGAGCGAAGACTGAGTCAACCCCTCTCTCGCGTTGGACTGCTCGAACGTCGTAGTGGGCTGGTGGGTGTGGACTTCAATGCTTCGGAACGTCGGCTGGAGGAGGTTCCGCTGCGACCTGCAGAGCTGCTTCAACACAGCACGCGTGAATTCTTGAGCTTGCTCGCCCTGCTCGTGTTTGGCTGTGCCCTTGCCGCTGCGGTTCAAACCTGGTTGCCACGAAGTTGGCTCTTGGCTTTGGGGTCAGGCCCTACCGTTTCGGTGCTGGCTTTGATGGCCTTGGCACTCGTGGTTTCGGTGTGTTCCAGCGTTGATGCCTTTCTTGCGCTTGGCTTTGCAGCTCAGGTCACACCGGGAGCTTTGCTGGCCTTTCTGCTTCTTGGTCCAGTGGTCGATCTCAAGCTTGCTGGCTTGTTCACGGTGCTTCTCTCCACGCGCGCCATTGCAATCACCGCAGTTGCAGCAACGTTGTTCGTTCTTCTGATTGGCCAGTGGGTCAATCTTGTGATGCTCTAA